AGTTTTTATTCCGTATTCATTAAATAATGGAATTACTTGTTTAGGAGAATTCCAATTAATTGTACATTCTCTTTCACTTGTAAATAAATCTTGCATTCCAGAAAAATAAGCATCTTTTTTATCTCTTAAAAGAAGATTTTCTAAATCTTTTCGTATTTTTTGAGCTTTGCTTATATTTTCAGAGGCTTTAATTTTCCATTTTTCAAAATCTAATTTAATACCAGAATATTCTACATAAGCTAATACTGTTACAAAAGAATTATCTAAAGCTAATGCAGGAGTTAAATCTAGTCTATCTAGTTCTACTAATTGTTTTCTCTTTATAATAGAAAGATATTCTACATCTTTAGCTCCATATAATAATACAGCATCACTTAATCCTTTAGTAATTATCTGACCTCTAATACTTTTATCTAAATAAACTCCACAATATTTCTCTGCTAATGATTGTAAATCCCTTCCTGCATACTGTAATCCATTAGTTAAAATGATTTCAGCAAGCATAGTATCATATATATTAGTAATTAATATGCCTTGATGGAATAAAAATTTCCAATCAAATTTAGCATTCTGAAAAACATATAATCCTTTATAAGAGTTCATAAAATCAATTAAACTTTGGGGAATTTTACCCCCAAAGCTTTGTATGTCAAAAAGTACTTGAAATTCTGTATTACCTAATTGGAGTAATAATATTTTTTTAGTAAAACAATCTAATCCTTCTGTTTCTGTATCTACACTAATTTCTTCTAAAGAAGATAGTATAGTAATAGATTCTTCTATAGAAATTTTCTCATATAATGTATCATCATAGGAAGAATATTGATTAGAAATTAAATATATCATTAATAACCTGTTCCGAGAGAGAATGTTAATACAGATTCTATCTCTTCTTCATAAATTAAATCTGTTAATTCTTCTAATCTTTCAAAGTCTTTTTCTTCACTTAAAGCTTCAAAATCTTCTTCTGCCTCTTCTAGACAATCTGCCCAAGTTTGTAAAGGGTAAATTAAAGAGAGTTCCTCATAAAAATTAAATAATTCTTGATCTAATTTATTAAATAATTCTTCATCTGTACTTTTATTAAGTAAAAAAGTTTTTTTGGAAACATAATTTTCTAATTCCTCTAAATCTGTCCAAGTATATATTGTTATTAAATAATTTGCTCTTTTGTCCATTATACTAATTGTATGTTTTTATGATCCGCTATTTTTTCAATCTGACGCATTCTTTCTTCCCATGAAGAAATATGTATTTTCACTGTTTCTTCAAGAGTGAATAGAATTCTGTACCTGAGTGTCTCAAGTTGTGCAGTTGTTAAATCCATATATTTTTTATGAGGTTTAAGATTTAACATTGCCCTCATTTGAGTATAATTTATACCCTTAGAATTTATATAAAATTTTTCAACTTCTTTTATTCCTAATTGTTCTTTCATAATCTCCAGTCTTTCCTTAACATCTTTTGTAGGAAAACTTTGCATTTCTGAACTAGTCAACCATAAACCTTGTTTAAGAATAAATGTTCTAGTTATATGTTTTTTATCTAATGTGCCAAGTCTGTCAAGACAACCATCTAAAATTAATTTTAGAGGCAAAGTTTCATATTCTTTTGGTATGCTAGAAAACATATGTTGAAGTTGCGCTATAGAATCTTTAAAAGCTTCTTTATTAGTATTTAAAAATGTACTAATCATATTAATTAAACTTCGTCTAGTAATTTGATGTTCTTTTTCTAAATATCTTAAAAATAATTCTACTCCACATTTATCTTTTTGTTTATCAATTAATTCAAGGACTATATATCTGCCTGGATTTTTACTATTTTCATTAAATAGCATTTTAGTGCAGTGATCATAGCACTCTTTTAATTTTATTGAGGATGCCTCAATTAATAAAAATTCTTCTTGTGT
This region of Candidatus Woesearchaeota archaeon genomic DNA includes:
- a CDS encoding DNA polymerase, which codes for MIYLISNQYSSYDDTLYEKISIEESITILSSLEEISVDTETEGLDCFTKKILLLQLGNTEFQVLFDIQSFGGKIPQSLIDFMNSYKGLYVFQNAKFDWKFLFHQGILITNIYDTMLAEIILTNGLQYAGRDLQSLAEKYCGVYLDKSIRGQIITKGLSDAVLLYGAKDVEYLSIIKRKQLVELDRLDLTPALALDNSFVTVLAYVEYSGIKLDFEKWKIKASENISKAQKIRKDLENLLLRDKKDAYFSGMQDLFTSERECTINWNSPKQVIPLFNEYGIKTKYYSKGEEKHSIDAKVLDPQVNDFEILPIYLKYKEIQKIISTYGMSWQKFINVNTGRIHTTFQQLMDTGRLSSGNKRDGAPNLQNIPSDAYTRSCFIVEEGNSFIAADYSSKLIKYHIFTKICIKTHHII